Proteins encoded within one genomic window of Misgurnus anguillicaudatus chromosome 18, ASM2758022v2, whole genome shotgun sequence:
- the adgrg11 gene encoding adhesion G-protein coupled receptor G2: MSPADPIPYQDLVTLSYITYIGCGLSMFFLGVGLFMHFLLRKAKASDSVHVLINLFVALFLLNLAFLSNEYVAGMKNTIGCRIIAGFMHYCMLASFTWFAVEAFHLCLQMAKHTVRIQDYILKISVVGWVPPAIIVTIIYFLGKYGEKTIETDTSNNATMCWILDNTVHYVVNIGYYSFVFVFTFSTFIVVLRWLCLFRSKRWQKMEKAKRPKTGSSDITTIMGLCCLLGLTWSFSFFSYGAMRLPSYYIFTILNSFQGFFLFIYYIKSTSLFGDPEPAETSVITSEDTRTENPYET, from the exons ATG AGTCCTGCAGATCCTATACCTTACCAAGACCTCGTCACTCTCTCCTACATCACCTATATCGGCTGTGGCCTGTCCATGTTCTTCCTGGGCGTCGGCCTCTTCATGCACTTCCTCTTAAG gaaAGCGAAGGCCAGTGATTCAGTCCACGTGTTAATAAATCTCTTTGTGGCACTGTTCCTGCTGAATCTGGCTTTCCTGTCCAATGAATATGTCGCAGGCATGAAGAACACAATCGGCTGTCGGATCATTGCTGGGTTTATGCACTACTGCATGTTGGCCAGCTTCACCTGGTTTGCCGTGGAGGCTTTTCATCTCTGTCTGCAAATGGCCAAACACACGGTTCGCATCCAGGATTACATCTTAAAGATATCTGTTGTTGGATGGG TTCCTCCTGCTATTATAGTGACTATCATTTACTTCCTTGGCAAATATGGTGAGAAGACCATAGAGACCGACACAAGCAACAACGCCACAAT GTGCTGGATTTTAGACAACACCGTCCACTACGTGGTGAACATCGGTTATTACTCCTTTGTTTTCGTCTTCACGTTCAGCACCTTCATTGTGGTTCTGCGATGGCTCTGCCTGTTTAGGAGCAAGAGATGGCAAAAGATGGAGAAGGCCAAACGCCCGAAAACCGGCTCTTCTGACATAACCACCATCATGGGTCTCTGCTGTCTGCTGGGACTTACCTGGAGCTTCAGCTTCTTCAGTTATGGAGCTATGCGCTTGCCTTCGTACTACATATTCACCATCCTGAACTCCTTTCAAG GATTCTTCTTATTCATATATTACATCAAATCGACCAGCCTCTTTGGAGATCCTGAACCCGCAGAAACAAGCGTGATAACAAGTGAGGACACCAGAACAGAAAATCCATATGAAACCTAA